The Brevinematales bacterium genome has a segment encoding these proteins:
- a CDS encoding FAD-dependent oxidoreductase, translated as MSGPGKKSFFSPFKLWKNFLKKPLTVRVPFEDIDTLGRVGASPEYRGFHYNDHELCIGCGTCQEICTTDAIRMVEGSNIGEGKLGKVPEIDYGRCCYCGFCVDMCTTGSLSMSRHYLGNYPTPVDKIGNAEVDDLKEHFIWTPEMQYSDDPGHMASDEQVWLDLERTPMTVLPPNERWDSFIEIVRGFTKEEALREASRCVECGVCVETCPANMRVPQYIHAIWAGDLEQSVGEMYSDNSLPGICGRVCTHKCETVCSIGHRGEPVAIRWLKRYAVESLPVDQVAEIAGRMTAKTAGKKNRVAIIGSGPAGLSAAYYLAGMGYLITIYDSNKKTGGVMRYGIPKYRLPDEHLDRDVEVIKRMGVEFKMGVRVGKKVKFADVKAENDAVMIATGYDLPRSTGIPGIDGKNCYQAFELLKAIAAGEEVPLGKKILVIGGGNVAFDIARSLARLQRGKLKKVDLTMTCLESGEEIPADREEIVEATDEGIVLHEGRMPKEVVFEKGNLMGLRHIKCVSVFDKEGHFNPVGDESDTDIFNADMVIEAVGQKPDFSYLPDDAIKKIEIIRGKILTDEEGGTALPWLFAAGDIVHGPDIIHAVRDGHNSAKAIDAYLSGRK; from the coding sequence ATGAGCGGTCCGGGTAAAAAAAGTTTTTTCTCACCGTTTAAGCTATGGAAAAATTTCCTAAAAAAGCCCCTCACCGTGCGGGTGCCGTTCGAGGATATCGATACCCTCGGGCGCGTAGGCGCATCGCCGGAATACCGGGGGTTTCATTATAACGACCACGAACTCTGTATCGGGTGCGGGACATGCCAGGAAATCTGCACGACCGACGCGATACGGATGGTCGAGGGGTCGAATATCGGCGAGGGCAAGCTCGGGAAGGTGCCGGAGATCGATTACGGGCGGTGCTGTTACTGCGGGTTCTGCGTGGACATGTGCACCACCGGGTCGCTGTCGATGAGCCGCCATTACCTAGGGAACTATCCCACGCCGGTCGATAAGATCGGCAACGCCGAGGTGGACGACCTGAAGGAGCACTTTATCTGGACGCCGGAGATGCAGTATTCCGACGATCCGGGGCATATGGCCTCCGACGAGCAGGTATGGCTCGACCTCGAACGTACCCCGATGACGGTGCTTCCTCCGAATGAACGTTGGGACAGCTTTATCGAGATCGTCCGCGGTTTCACGAAGGAAGAGGCGCTGAGGGAAGCGTCGAGATGCGTCGAGTGCGGCGTGTGTGTGGAGACCTGCCCGGCGAATATGCGCGTGCCGCAATATATCCATGCGATATGGGCCGGCGACCTCGAACAGTCGGTCGGTGAAATGTATAGCGATAACTCCCTGCCCGGCATCTGCGGACGGGTATGTACGCATAAATGCGAAACGGTGTGCTCCATCGGGCATCGCGGCGAACCGGTCGCGATACGCTGGCTCAAGCGTTACGCTGTGGAGAGCCTCCCGGTCGATCAGGTCGCGGAAATTGCAGGACGGATGACCGCTAAGACCGCCGGGAAGAAGAACCGGGTCGCGATTATCGGCTCAGGCCCCGCGGGGCTGTCCGCCGCGTATTATCTCGCGGGAATGGGATACCTGATAACGATCTACGATTCGAATAAAAAGACCGGCGGCGTGATGCGTTACGGAATACCGAAATACCGCCTGCCGGACGAGCACCTCGACCGGGACGTCGAGGTCATCAAACGGATGGGCGTCGAGTTCAAGATGGGCGTGCGTGTCGGGAAAAAGGTGAAGTTCGCCGACGTTAAGGCGGAGAACGACGCGGTAATGATCGCGACCGGGTACGACCTGCCCCGTTCGACGGGAATCCCCGGTATCGACGGGAAAAACTGTTATCAGGCATTCGAGCTCCTCAAGGCGATAGCCGCCGGAGAGGAAGTCCCGCTCGGGAAGAAGATACTCGTGATCGGCGGCGGTAACGTCGCGTTCGATATAGCCCGTTCGCTCGCGCGTCTCCAACGCGGGAAGCTGAAAAAGGTCGATCTGACGATGACATGCCTCGAGAGCGGGGAGGAAATCCCCGCCGACAGGGAGGAAATTGTCGAAGCGACGGACGAGGGGATTGTCCTGCACGAGGGAAGGATGCCGAAGGAAGTGGTGTTCGAAAAGGGTAACCTCATGGGTCTCCGGCATATCAAATGCGTCAGCGTGTTCGATAAAGAAGGACATTTCAATCCGGTCGGCGACGAGAGCGATACGGATATATTTAACGCGGATATGGTAATCGAAGCGGTGGGACAGAAACCGGACTTCAGTTATCTGCCCGACGACGCGATAAAGAAGATAGAGATTATCAGAGGAAAGATACTTACCGACGAAGAGGGGGGCACCGCGCTGCCGTGGCTCTTCGCCGCGGGGGATATCGTGCACGGGCCGGATATTATCCATGCCGTCCGTGACGGGCATAACTCGGCGAAGGCGATAGACGCGTATCTTTCCGGGAGAAAGTAA
- a CDS encoding ferritin family protein, translating to MEGLDALVLAFQMEVNGADFYREFAGRVVDPEMKNVLEELAKMEEEHITYISGKIAEIRAKYRNLPDVPGLGIDLYKRRQDTMNVEKHLIEENLGKYFILRMAYYVEKDFFDFYSRAVEKQGGDTKNVFVNLVNWETKHIDKIVNLADQFIKEKGLNPDIYSLEGL from the coding sequence ATGGAAGGTTTGGACGCCCTGGTTCTGGCGTTTCAGATGGAAGTGAACGGCGCGGATTTTTACCGTGAGTTCGCGGGACGGGTTGTTGACCCGGAGATGAAAAATGTACTCGAAGAACTGGCGAAAATGGAGGAAGAGCATATCACGTATATTTCCGGGAAGATCGCGGAGATTCGCGCGAAATACCGGAATTTGCCGGATGTGCCGGGTCTCGGGATAGACTTATATAAGCGCCGGCAGGATACGATGAATGTAGAGAAGCACCTGATTGAAGAAAACCTCGGGAAATACTTTATCCTGCGGATGGCTTACTATGTTGAAAAAGATTTCTTCGACTTTTATTCCCGCGCGGTTGAGAAACAGGGCGGGGATACGAAAAATGTGTTCGTGAACCTCGTCAACTGGGAAACGAAGCATATCGATAAGATAGTAAACCTAGCGGATCAATTTATAAAAGAGAAAGGGTTGAACCCGGATATATACTCGCTCGAAGGTTTGTAA
- a CDS encoding ferritin family protein, whose translation MKTIDIFRIAYQMELRGRDFYQEQQNHVKMPVLKEIFWHLVKMEEGHAQYIEGQIAKIERSESPEPPARDNTDNLFIERMTQQKITAADLKNDLGDYSILRMAYLIEKDFAEYYEKSAGLQGDKKTKSIFEMLAVWERGHAAMLKTQLEGIIERNSLDLGFYPL comes from the coding sequence ATGAAAACTATCGATATATTCCGTATCGCGTACCAGATGGAACTCCGCGGCAGGGATTTTTACCAGGAACAGCAGAACCATGTCAAGATGCCCGTCCTGAAGGAAATATTCTGGCACCTTGTCAAGATGGAAGAGGGGCACGCGCAGTATATCGAGGGACAGATCGCGAAGATCGAGCGTTCGGAATCTCCCGAACCCCCCGCGCGGGATAACACGGATAATCTGTTTATCGAGCGGATGACCCAGCAGAAAATCACCGCCGCCGATCTGAAGAACGACCTCGGGGATTATTCGATACTGAGGATGGCATACCTGATCGAAAAAGATTTCGCGGAGTACTACGAAAAATCGGCGGGGTTGCAGGGCGATAAGAAAACCAAGTCGATATTTGAGATGCTCGCGGTATGGGAACGCGGTCACGCGGCGATGCTGAAAACCCAACTCGAAGGGATTATCGAGCGAAACTCCCTCGACCTGGGATTCTACCCGTTATAA
- a CDS encoding 4Fe-4S binding protein — protein METRANSQSIKLSKVIDVDKDKCVNCHRCIAVCPVKFCNDGSGDTVLIDENLCIGCGECLRACTHEARIIIDDFDKMLAALDAGERIVAVVAPAIAAGFPDQYLQFNSWLKSIGISAIFDVSFGAELTVKSYLEYVGAASPKLVIAQPCPALVTYIELYQPELIPHLAPADSPMMHTMKMIREFYPAYAKHKIAVISPCVAKKREFDAVGIGNYNVTIIRIKEYFKNKGIDLSKFRETDFDNDPAERAVLFSTPGGLMRTAERENPDIVSLTRKIEGPEVIYPYLAGLKNQLDKGNNPLLIDCLNCALGCNGGTGTGNSDMHPDELEFYVEKRREKMQEIYHSKNKAGQKPPTLKKIQKTVNKYWKAGLYSRSYRNLSGNNFIRAISDEERDQLYKDMHKFEETDIKNCNSCGYHTCEQMATACHYELNKIDNCHFYLQDRVHQQMEKKQEMLDHLNRQFTHISQEVHQIQVNIASLVNQITEQFAMVDSTTRSVTQGIKSVRDVSEKLDTNSTHRLVQITNDGGQKIENLTGIMSDISAIVDEMNSMITLIDDISTRTNILSINAAIQSAQAGEFGKSFAVVSREIKNLAQSSSVQSDKISRSIKTTIQKVKNAIEMSQESGASFKTLAGEVGFVDEYLTNVSLEVSRVASDSEEILEIMSRLSDISIAVKQNSENIHSSSEEILTSLGELENISTEE, from the coding sequence ATGGAAACCCGCGCTAATTCGCAGTCAATTAAGCTATCAAAAGTGATCGATGTCGATAAAGATAAATGCGTCAACTGTCACCGCTGTATCGCGGTCTGCCCGGTCAAGTTCTGCAACGACGGAAGCGGCGATACGGTTCTAATCGACGAGAACCTGTGCATCGGGTGCGGCGAATGCCTCCGGGCGTGCACCCACGAGGCGAGGATCATTATCGACGATTTCGATAAGATGCTTGCCGCGCTGGACGCCGGGGAACGGATAGTCGCGGTCGTAGCTCCCGCTATCGCGGCGGGATTTCCCGATCAGTACCTCCAATTCAATTCATGGCTGAAATCCATCGGGATATCCGCTATATTCGACGTCAGTTTCGGCGCGGAGCTCACCGTCAAATCCTACCTCGAATATGTCGGAGCGGCCTCTCCCAAGCTCGTGATCGCCCAGCCATGCCCCGCGCTCGTAACCTATATCGAACTGTATCAGCCGGAACTGATCCCCCATCTCGCGCCGGCGGACAGCCCGATGATGCATACGATGAAGATGATCCGCGAGTTCTATCCCGCCTACGCGAAGCATAAGATCGCGGTCATTTCCCCCTGCGTTGCGAAAAAACGGGAGTTCGACGCGGTGGGTATCGGAAACTATAATGTCACGATTATCAGGATAAAGGAATATTTTAAAAACAAGGGTATCGACCTGTCGAAATTCAGGGAGACCGATTTCGATAACGATCCCGCCGAACGCGCGGTGCTGTTCTCCACCCCGGGCGGATTGATGCGTACCGCTGAACGCGAGAATCCCGATATCGTGTCGCTGACACGCAAGATCGAGGGCCCGGAAGTGATCTATCCCTATCTCGCCGGATTGAAGAATCAGCTGGACAAGGGAAACAATCCGCTTCTTATAGACTGCCTGAACTGTGCGTTGGGATGTAACGGCGGCACGGGCACGGGGAATTCCGATATGCATCCCGACGAGCTGGAATTCTATGTCGAAAAGCGCAGGGAAAAGATGCAGGAAATTTATCACAGCAAAAATAAAGCCGGCCAGAAACCTCCGACATTGAAAAAAATCCAGAAAACGGTCAATAAGTACTGGAAAGCGGGTCTGTACTCCCGTTCCTACCGCAACCTTTCCGGGAATAACTTTATCCGCGCGATATCCGACGAAGAAAGGGATCAGCTCTACAAGGATATGCATAAATTTGAAGAGACGGATATCAAAAACTGCAACTCCTGCGGATATCACACCTGCGAACAAATGGCGACCGCTTGCCATTATGAACTGAACAAAATCGACAACTGCCACTTCTATCTTCAGGATCGCGTCCATCAGCAGATGGAGAAGAAGCAGGAGATGCTCGACCATCTGAACCGGCAGTTTACGCATATTTCGCAGGAAGTCCACCAGATTCAGGTTAATATCGCATCGCTGGTCAACCAGATCACCGAACAATTCGCGATGGTCGATTCGACGACAAGATCCGTCACGCAGGGCATCAAATCGGTGCGGGATGTTTCCGAGAAGCTCGATACCAATTCCACCCACCGTCTCGTGCAGATCACCAACGACGGCGGACAGAAGATCGAGAACCTGACGGGCATTATGTCCGATATATCCGCGATCGTCGACGAAATGAACTCCATGATCACCCTGATCGACGACATATCGACGCGTACCAATATCTTATCGATCAACGCCGCCATTCAATCGGCGCAGGCCGGGGAATTCGGTAAATCGTTCGCGGTCGTATCGCGTGAGATAAAAAACCTCGCGCAATCCAGTTCGGTACAGTCCGATAAAATATCCCGTTCGATAAAAACCACCATCCAGAAGGTAAAAAACGCGATCGAGATGAGTCAGGAGAGCGGGGCGTCGTTCAAGACTTTAGCGGGAGAAGTGGGGTTTGTCGACGAGTACCTGACGAACGTGAGTTTGGAGGTTTCGAGGGTCGCGAGCGACAGCGAAGAAATACTGGAAATTATGAGCAGGTTATCGGATATTTCGATCGCGGTCAAGCAAAACTCCGAGAATATCCACTCCAGCTCCGAGGAAATACTCACATCGTTAGGCGAACTGGAAAATATCTCCACAGAGGAATAG
- the fliM gene encoding flagellar motor switch protein FliM, translating into MTEILSQDEIDALLTAVSSGEALESETSSAPSISMGGGGQSVKPGREKKRLKVYDFRRPDKFSKDQIRTLQMMHETFARLTTTSLSASLRTLVRVHVVSVDQLTYDEFTRSIPSPTTLGIINMDPLKGSSVVEIDPSVTFAIIDRLFGGKGEPLKTNRELTDIELSVIEGIIVRLLGNLRESWANVIDLRPRLGNIETNPQFAQIVPPTSMVVLTTFDTKVGDVEGMMNFCIPYITIEPIISKLSAQYWYSSIRKGITTENLNLIKEQISDVRVDVTAKLSETELKFREIAAIRDGDIIRLNGSIKSDVEIMIGNTVKFRGKAGMVGKRLCIQIQEVVSTIDEEMLQDILMGEEE; encoded by the coding sequence ATGACTGAAATCCTTTCGCAGGATGAAATAGACGCATTATTGACAGCCGTATCGAGCGGAGAAGCCCTAGAATCGGAAACATCAAGCGCCCCTTCCATCAGTATGGGGGGAGGCGGCCAATCCGTTAAGCCCGGACGCGAGAAAAAGCGTCTGAAGGTCTACGATTTCCGGCGCCCGGATAAATTCTCCAAAGACCAGATTCGCACATTGCAGATGATGCATGAAACATTCGCGCGTCTGACCACTACATCCCTATCCGCGTCCCTGCGTACATTGGTGCGCGTGCATGTGGTATCGGTCGACCAGCTCACCTACGACGAATTCACCCGTTCCATCCCGTCGCCCACCACACTCGGTATTATCAACATGGACCCGCTGAAGGGAAGCTCGGTTGTGGAAATCGACCCGAGCGTCACATTCGCGATCATCGACCGCCTGTTCGGCGGAAAGGGCGAACCCCTCAAGACGAACCGGGAATTGACGGATATCGAGCTGTCGGTTATCGAAGGTATTATAGTGCGATTGCTCGGCAACCTTCGTGAATCGTGGGCGAACGTGATCGACCTCCGCCCCCGCCTCGGCAATATCGAGACCAACCCCCAGTTCGCGCAGATCGTGCCCCCGACGAGCATGGTGGTGCTGACCACCTTCGATACGAAGGTTGGCGACGTCGAAGGTATGATGAACTTCTGTATCCCCTATATCACCATCGAACCGATTATATCAAAACTTTCCGCGCAGTACTGGTATTCCAGTATCCGCAAGGGTATCACGACCGAGAACCTGAACCTGATCAAGGAGCAGATTTCCGACGTGCGCGTCGATGTGACCGCGAAGCTGAGCGAGACCGAGTTGAAATTCCGCGAGATCGCGGCGATCCGTGACGGCGATATTATCCGTCTCAACGGGTCGATCAAGTCCGATGTGGAGATTATGATCGGCAATACCGTGAAATTCCGCGGAAAAGCGGGTATGGTCGGCAAGCGGCTATGTATCCAGATACAGGAAGTCGTCAGTACGATCGACGAGGAGATGCTGCAGGATATCCTGATGGGCGAAGAAGAATAA
- the fliN gene encoding flagellar motor switch protein FliN: protein MSDGTLSQDEIDALLQGTDELMTENLGTTAPMGYEAGPSVSAESISENDKATLGDLLREIGSAQAAAISTLTSVTTKFSSPFIDAGQLEALKKDIKGKVIQAKVSLTGGLSGEWVYIVPDKSVLAVTNILIGQDDNTEVTDLVINTFGEVITQTTGALMSVLTDRLGKTITPGFPHLDFLQDATAISVAGGAYVVRMNYVFNLQDKGSARFFVFIPITMARSIISSFNAAKNAGAMTAGQEAAAPMTGVQIKPVAFEPLQMGVESEAMGNITLLLDVPMRVTVELGRTKMTIKDILGLGEGSIIELDKLAGEPVDILVNDKAIAQGEVVVIDENFAVRVTKIVTPMERIFESPESQF, encoded by the coding sequence ATGAGCGACGGTACCCTGTCCCAAGATGAGATAGATGCATTATTACAAGGCACCGATGAATTAATGACGGAGAACCTTGGGACGACAGCTCCCATGGGTTACGAAGCAGGCCCTTCCGTATCGGCCGAATCCATCTCCGAGAACGATAAAGCCACCTTAGGCGATCTCCTTCGCGAGATTGGAAGCGCGCAGGCGGCCGCTATCTCGACTCTGACCTCCGTAACGACGAAGTTCAGTTCCCCGTTTATCGACGCCGGACAGCTCGAAGCGTTGAAGAAGGACATCAAGGGTAAGGTAATACAGGCGAAAGTCAGCCTGACCGGCGGATTAAGCGGCGAATGGGTCTATATCGTACCTGACAAGAGCGTGCTCGCGGTTACGAATATCCTGATCGGACAGGACGACAACACCGAAGTGACCGACCTCGTGATCAACACATTCGGCGAGGTAATCACCCAGACCACCGGAGCGCTGATGTCGGTATTGACCGATCGGCTCGGCAAGACGATCACTCCCGGCTTCCCGCATCTCGACTTCCTCCAGGACGCGACCGCGATCAGCGTAGCGGGCGGCGCATACGTAGTCCGTATGAATTATGTATTCAATCTCCAGGATAAAGGCAGCGCGCGTTTCTTCGTATTCATCCCGATCACGATGGCGCGCAGTATCATATCGAGCTTTAACGCCGCGAAGAACGCGGGCGCTATGACCGCGGGGCAGGAAGCCGCCGCTCCGATGACCGGGGTGCAGATCAAGCCCGTGGCGTTCGAACCGTTACAGATGGGCGTGGAGTCCGAGGCGATGGGGAATATCACCCTGCTTCTCGACGTTCCCATGCGCGTGACAGTCGAACTCGGGCGTACGAAGATGACGATCAAGGATATCCTCGGATTGGGCGAAGGTTCGATCATCGAGCTCGATAAACTCGCCGGCGAACCGGTCGACATCCTAGTGAACGATAAAGCGATCGCGCAGGGTGAAGTTGTGGTAATCGACGAAAACTTCGCGGTACGTGTGACCAAGATTGTGACGCCGATGGAACGTATCTTCGAGTCTCCCGAATCCCAGTTCTAA
- a CDS encoding ankyrin repeat domain-containing protein: MRPILKLTAGAIFLLISASCAVFSPERALISAVQKGSISEAQRMLNKGADIDAVVAGLGTPLTVACAKGDVLFTIQLLKWGADIHRTDEHGLAPLFWAVSQGHADVTEFLLDEGAKLSEASGKGFDSLITACQYGYEKVAELLIKAGADVNKPDKDGDTPLHWASAFGNSDLVALLLDYNADMHATNLNGENPFQWAYITGSMDVVKIYLARGFDPNDPDKKGMTYLHKAAWDGDYSMVDLLLRSGAKVNASDTRGALPIHYACRNGSLDIIKLLIRYGSKTNEKTTDEKTPYMMAEEYQHTAVMNYFKEKNITN, encoded by the coding sequence ATGAGACCGATTTTGAAGCTGACCGCCGGAGCAATTTTCCTGCTAATCTCCGCATCCTGCGCGGTTTTCAGTCCCGAGCGCGCGTTGATCTCCGCCGTACAGAAGGGGAGTATTTCCGAGGCGCAGAGGATGCTGAATAAGGGCGCGGATATCGACGCGGTTGTGGCGGGATTGGGCACACCGTTGACAGTGGCGTGCGCGAAGGGCGACGTGCTGTTCACGATCCAGCTCCTGAAATGGGGCGCGGATATTCACCGGACGGACGAGCACGGGCTCGCGCCGCTGTTCTGGGCGGTGTCGCAGGGGCATGCCGACGTCACGGAGTTCCTGCTCGACGAGGGCGCGAAGCTGAGCGAGGCGTCCGGTAAGGGATTCGATTCGCTGATTACGGCGTGCCAGTACGGATACGAAAAAGTGGCGGAACTGCTGATAAAAGCGGGCGCCGATGTGAACAAGCCCGATAAGGACGGGGATACCCCGCTTCATTGGGCGTCCGCGTTCGGGAACTCCGATCTCGTAGCCCTGCTGCTGGATTATAACGCCGATATGCACGCGACTAACCTGAACGGCGAGAACCCGTTCCAATGGGCGTATATCACCGGCAGTATGGATGTGGTAAAAATTTACCTGGCGAGGGGATTCGACCCGAACGACCCCGACAAGAAGGGCATGACCTACCTGCATAAGGCGGCGTGGGACGGTGATTACTCGATGGTCGACCTGCTCCTGCGTTCCGGCGCGAAGGTGAACGCCTCCGATACGCGCGGCGCGCTCCCGATACATTACGCGTGCAGGAACGGGAGTCTCGATATTATCAAGCTCCTGATCAGGTACGGATCGAAAACTAATGAAAAAACGACCGATGAAAAGACGCCGTACATGATGGCGGAGGAATATCAGCATACGGCGGTAATGAATTACTTTAAAGAGAAAAATATTACAAATTAA
- the gap gene encoding type I glyceraldehyde-3-phosphate dehydrogenase, whose amino-acid sequence MAVKVAINGFGRIGRLVFQSLVDQGLLDTYDVEAVVDVVTDAAYFAYQIKYDSVQGRMNAKISSKKSDPSLADDDILVVNGHEIRCVQAKKTPDELPWKELGIDYVIESTGLFADFEKASGHLKAGAKKVIISAPAKGEAKTLVMGVNHEEYDPAKHNVVSNASCTTNCLAPVVHVLLKEGIGIETGLMTTIHSYTATQKTVDGPSKKDWRGGRAAAVNIIPSTTGAAKAVGIVLPATKGKLTGMSFRVPTPDVSVVDLTFRSEKDTSIEAIDGLLKKASESYLKGILGYCNEEVVSTDFIHDNRSSIYDSLATMENNLPGEKRFFKIVSWYDNEWGYSNRVVDLLKYMVSKDK is encoded by the coding sequence ATGGCTGTAAAAGTTGCTATTAACGGGTTCGGTAGAATCGGGCGGCTTGTTTTTCAATCCTTAGTCGATCAGGGTTTATTGGATACTTATGACGTTGAAGCGGTCGTCGATGTTGTAACCGACGCGGCTTATTTCGCTTATCAGATCAAGTACGATTCGGTACAGGGCAGGATGAACGCGAAGATCAGCTCGAAGAAGAGCGATCCGAGTCTCGCGGACGACGATATTCTCGTGGTCAACGGTCATGAGATCCGCTGCGTCCAGGCTAAAAAGACTCCCGACGAACTTCCGTGGAAGGAACTCGGTATCGATTACGTCATCGAATCCACCGGACTTTTCGCTGATTTTGAGAAGGCTTCCGGGCATCTCAAAGCCGGCGCGAAGAAAGTGATCATCTCCGCTCCCGCTAAGGGCGAGGCGAAGACTCTCGTGATGGGCGTCAACCATGAAGAATACGATCCCGCGAAGCATAACGTTGTTTCCAACGCGAGTTGTACCACCAACTGTCTCGCGCCTGTCGTGCATGTGTTATTAAAGGAAGGTATCGGTATCGAGACCGGTCTGATGACCACGATCCATTCCTATACCGCGACCCAGAAGACCGTCGACGGTCCTTCCAAGAAGGACTGGAGAGGCGGACGCGCCGCGGCTGTGAATATTATCCCGTCGACCACCGGCGCAGCGAAAGCGGTCGGTATCGTTCTTCCTGCGACCAAGGGTAAATTGACCGGTATGTCGTTCCGCGTACCTACGCCGGACGTGTCGGTCGTCGATTTAACCTTCCGCTCCGAAAAGGATACCTCTATCGAAGCTATCGACGGTTTGCTGAAGAAAGCGTCCGAGAGCTACCTCAAGGGTATCCTCGGATACTGCAACGAAGAAGTGGTATCGACCGACTTCATCCATGACAACCGCTCGTCGATCTACGATTCTCTCGCTACTATGGAGAACAACCTCCCCGGCGAGAAGAGATTCTTCAAGATCGTATCGTGGTATGACAACGAATGGGGTTATTCGAACCGCGTCGTCGACCTTCTGAAGTACATGGTTTCTAAAGATAAGTAA
- a CDS encoding phosphoglycerate kinase, producing the protein MAITKKTVKDIKFDGKRVLMRVDFNVPLKDGVIQDDTRIVAALPTIKYVLEHGAKTLVLMSHLGDPAKDTAKAKEKADKEGKAFDEKKYIDGKHKMAPVAAHLAKLLGKEVRLAPACFGADTEKMVSAMKDGEVLMLENTRFHKEETSKDAAARESMAKELAKYGDIYVNDAFGTAHRAHASTETVAHYLPAVAGLLMEKELDYLEDKVVKNPAKPFVAIIGGAKVSSKITVIESLLAKVDKLIIGGGMAYTFYKAMGYGIGDSLCEDDQIDTAKKVMSAAKAKGVELILPLDNIIADKYDPNANTQIVDSDKIPDGWQGLDVGPKTVEVYKKTLAGAKTVFWNGPVGVFEFEKFANGTVSIANTLAGLKGAITVIGGGDSVSAVNKAGVADKMSHISTGGGASLELVEGKVLPGVAALNDK; encoded by the coding sequence ATGGCTATTACTAAAAAAACAGTCAAAGACATTAAATTCGACGGCAAGCGCGTGCTGATGCGCGTGGATTTCAACGTACCCCTCAAGGACGGCGTGATACAGGACGATACCCGTATCGTCGCGGCGCTCCCCACTATCAAGTATGTGCTCGAGCACGGCGCGAAGACGCTTGTGCTGATGTCGCATCTCGGCGATCCCGCGAAGGATACGGCGAAAGCGAAGGAGAAGGCCGACAAAGAAGGGAAAGCGTTCGACGAAAAGAAATATATCGACGGGAAACATAAAATGGCGCCTGTCGCGGCGCATCTCGCGAAGCTCCTCGGTAAAGAGGTCAGGCTCGCCCCCGCATGCTTCGGGGCGGATACCGAAAAGATGGTTTCCGCGATGAAGGACGGCGAAGTGCTCATGCTCGAAAATACCCGTTTTCATAAAGAGGAGACGTCGAAAGACGCCGCCGCCCGCGAATCGATGGCAAAGGAGCTTGCCAAGTACGGCGATATCTATGTCAACGACGCGTTCGGGACAGCGCACCGCGCGCACGCCTCCACCGAGACTGTCGCGCATTATCTTCCCGCTGTGGCCGGCCTCCTGATGGAAAAAGAGCTCGATTATCTCGAGGACAAAGTAGTAAAAAATCCCGCGAAACCGTTCGTCGCCATTATCGGCGGCGCGAAGGTATCGTCGAAAATAACCGTCATAGAGAGCCTGCTCGCCAAGGTCGATAAACTGATTATCGGCGGCGGTATGGCATACACGTTCTATAAGGCGATGGGTTACGGTATCGGCGATTCGCTTTGCGAAGACGACCAGATCGACACCGCGAAAAAGGTGATGTCGGCCGCGAAAGCGAAGGGTGTGGAGCTGATCCTGCCCCTCGATAATATTATCGCCGATAAGTACGATCCCAACGCGAATACGCAGATTGTCGACTCGGACAAAATCCCCGACGGCTGGCAGGGTCTCGACGTCGGGCCGAAAACGGTCGAGGTCTATAAAAAGACTCTTGCCGGGGCGAAGACGGTATTCTGGAACGGCCCCGTGGGCGTGTTCGAATTCGAGAAGTTCGCTAACGGAACCGTGTCGATCGCGAATACCCTCGCGGGGTTGAAGGGCGCGATCACTGTTATCGGCGGGGGAGACTCCGTATCGGCGGTGAATAAGGCCGGGGTTGCGGACAAGATGTCGCATATTTCCACCGGCGGCGGCGCATCGCTCGAACTGGTCGAGGGGAAAGTATTACCGGGCGTCGCGGCGCTCAACGATAAATAG
- a CDS encoding Dabb family protein: MVEHIVMWRMKDENKAENTAEMLSKLRSLKDKVWVIRALRAGTDFNGGDNAYDVGLSVTLNSRADLEIYRKHPEHQKVGEFVRSVTTERAVVDFEYQG, translated from the coding sequence ATGGTCGAACATATTGTCATGTGGCGGATGAAGGACGAGAACAAGGCGGAGAATACCGCCGAGATGCTCTCGAAGCTCCGTTCGCTGAAGGATAAAGTCTGGGTCATCCGCGCGCTTCGGGCGGGGACGGACTTCAACGGGGGCGATAACGCCTACGACGTCGGGCTATCGGTGACGCTGAACAGCAGGGCGGATCTGGAGATTTACCGGAAGCACCCGGAGCACCAGAAGGTCGGCGAATTCGTACGTTCGGTGACCACGGAACGCGCGGTCGTCGATTTCGAGTACCAGGGATAG